A region of the Epinephelus fuscoguttatus linkage group LG13, E.fuscoguttatus.final_Chr_v1 genome:
ataaaaccatTAGAAAGTTATACCTTCAGCCATCATGAGGACGCAATGAGTCCTTACTGGGTGAGagctatttttgttttcaatttaacactacaaaaaagtaaaaatgcattaaaaactgATATTCCCCATAAACATTGCCTGAGCTCAGACAgttgaaatcattttttaaaaaatccctaAAAAACTAGagaatatttcatttttgggctgttttttgtataaaaatgaGTGGTACATCACAGAAACTGGCCTGTAAAGGGTTAACTAACTAATTATATTGTTTGAGTTATAACAATCATGGTGGGAGAGAAGTTAaataacataacaaaaaaataataatcttaatAGATAAAGCCATTAAAAAGTTATGACTTCAGCCATCACAAGGACGCAATGAGTCCTGACTGGGTGAATGGTTGTAAGGGCTAGACATAGTGTGTCAAGTGAATGCCACATTTGCTTGTCCGGATGACAAGGGCATCAAAAAGTTAATGTCAGCCCCTGCACAGTGAACTAAGTCTTCCTAGAATCAGTGCTGCTATAGCAAGGAGCACAAACCATTACTCTGTTCACTCTGCCACCCACCAGACCTGTTTTCACCTTGTGCTTGTCTTTTACGACTTGTTCTGCATCGTTTGcagtatatatttttataatgcCAAACATTTGTTTAGTTATCTATCTAATTCAGCTGTTTAACTGATACATTATTTGTGTgaatattactattattattattattattattgttattccTCTAACTGTTTAAAGCCAATGGGAATTTGACTTTGATAATTAGGAAAAGAGTAAATACATAGCACTGATCTCTAATGCCATACATCTTTGTTAATGTAATTAATATAGACCCACTACTTGAtgaagttaaaagaaaaagttcaTGTCTTTGAAGTTCTGCCTCCCTCTCCCAAATTCCAATGCCTCATAACTAATTATTGATGTCCATGGGCCCCAGCCCTCTCCAATTATGTTATAACTATAactttatatgtatatttttaggCAGGGGTGTTGTGCTAAATACAGAGGCTGGTAGTTTACCCACCCAGTTTAACTTAATTGATTGTTTAATACAGTAGATCTGAAAATTGATgactaaagcctgatttatggtcctaggacgtacctacgtcgttgccgtgacgccgtcgtgaacccttcgaacttctccaTCACTCCATTTCGTCGCGGTGCAATTCACTGCCAGAGTGGTAGggggctgcgttcctttcctaaatggttatcgtcgtctctagttgattctttgtttagcttccggtttttccggtcacagtgaacaatggcgactgagagagagagagaatcttggagttggagttgttggatgtcgaagaaagtatgttaatactgcaacatctacatcgcaacagaagatgtttataGATGGTGGGGATGGTGCAATCTGGAAATGCGAAACCagaaatgcgttgctaccaagcaaacccatcacagccctctcggtctgcgctgggtctgcgtcgtctcgacgtgtagttacattttttgggaggtgcacatcaggctacaccGGGGGCTACGGCGAGCCTCCTGCGTAGCTATGTATCCTACGACGTAGGTACGTCGTTGATTTAACGGACCATAAATCAGTAAGCATCATGTCAAAGAGTTGGTTTAATTTAACAAGATTACCCCCAGATTATAGACCATTATCttacttttgttaaataacTGTGGCCCTATGATCCTATTAAAAATTCTCTTATTTTATTCCATCCTGTTTAGGTGTACATCAATTACCCCAGTAAGGTAAACCCAGAGAGGTACAGATGTGACGCTGACATTAGTGGCGTGATAAATAATCTGGCAAAGGGCAACTTCACCACGGCAGCCAGACTGATGGTGCAACATGAGAGTCTCATGGACGCGCTCAAACCTGCAATGGAGACAGTTATTGACAAGGAGTGCCAGCGTCTTTGCCACCAAAGGGAGGGTTTCATGCTGTGGAAGAGTTCCCCAGAAGAACTGAGGAATTTCTCCTTACACAACCTTAGAAAGGATTTGGAGCGGATGGCACCATTCATGTTCTCTCTTATCTGCACCATATCTGGAATGCAACACAACCATGCCTGTGCAGCTGCTGCCATTGCCCTTCGAGGGAGGGAGAACCATCTTTCAGCCTTTTCGTACTACATCAACAGTGTACTGCAGTACGGTGGAGCCAAGAAAGCAGTCTTCGAACAACTATGCAAGATGGGGATCACCACTACACATGCCAGGGCTGTCCTCAAACAGCATGCCATGTCAACACTCTGTGGAGAAGAGCTACAAAATCAAAGAGAATCACGTTCCACTACCACAGCACAGGAGAGCATAGGACAGCCGACTACTCCACATctcagagatgcaagcctactcagttgagtgggcggggtctatggtctggaaccaggctaataTATAATCCCTACCACTGCCCAGAACGCCTCAAACAGGAGACGCCCAGGAAGATAACGATGCAATGCCCGaactacctcaactgaccctttcaacacgaaggagcagcagctctactccgaactcactccggatgtccgagctcctccccctatctctaaggctcaGCCCAGACACCTTACTggggaaactcatttccactgcttgtatccgggacctcattctttcggtcactacccagagctcatgaccataggtgagggttgggacgtagatggaccagtaaatcgaaagctttgcctcctggctcagctccctcttcaccacaatgggccagcacagcgcccgcatcactgcagatgccgcgccaaaccgccgatccatcccatgctccattctacgctcactcgtgaacaagaccctgagatacttgatcTCCCtcacttggggcagtaactctctcccagcCAGGGAGGGCTGGGTatttatttactgatgtattttttaaacCCACTGACTCTGAGACGAGGGAACTGAGAGCGCTAAAATGCTAACACGTTTCCTAGTTTAAGGACTCATTCATGCAGCATTCTCTCAGCACAGATTTTTGTGAACTGGGCTGTTTTTggaatgaggctcatttgcttTGAAAAAGGCCAGTTTGCACCAAATATGTTCATACAACCTGCTTTAAATGTGTGCAAACAGCACAGGAGCACTGAGATGCTGTTTGCTTGGCAGAACAGTTAGAGGAGCATTTCTTTGTGGGTGCTCTGAGTATCACACAGTTTCTCTTTGTCTTATTTATgcagtttcagcagctggaaaagccttttgtgaattcggctcAAAGTTTTGTAATTTGAGATATTTGTGTTACTTCTCTGAAATGCAATTTCAAATCTTTGGTtacatcattactacacagcaTTCAAATAAAGTGTTGGGCCAGATGTGTCGACCCTGTTCCACGTTACTCCTCTCTCTAGTTTATCATACTGTGTATTAACTATatgctaaacaacaacaactagtTTAAATAGCCTCTACTTAGTAAACACTTGTGTTATAAGTAGGTTAAGATGTGTTTGTATGGTCTTGTTTGTACCTATAGATGTAGATTTTGGAGGGGaagcaggggacatgtcccccttaatatttcaaatgtcccccacaataaaaacataaacattatttgacaaaatgaaagacatttacatcGCAAATTGAGCAGGAAAGGCAAaaatttgtgtgtaaaaattcaccagaatggaAGAATTTAAGTATTTGACGCTTTATATTTTCTGGAGGAGGACCCCAAACCTCCCCCACATTCATAAGTAATCTACGCCCCTGTGCGTACCTGTGCATGAACATAATGTGACGTCAGTGGGAGCGCGCTCTGAGCTGCTGTGGCAGTAACTGCACTCCTGGGCAGGAGCGTTTGGCTGACTTAAAGCAGAGGAAATGAACAAAATCCTGCGTTCTATCAaagctccctctccagcatccaTCTTCATCGCTGCACGACTCTACACTGATTTCCTCATTTGAACTGAATCACAGGATGCATCAAGTTCACTCGAAACCTTTATACGCCTCCTCCCCGCTGCTCCCCCCGTTCCACcccaatgtttttctttctgagGGGAATCATTTAACCTTAACATTCCTCCTGAGAGAAATCGAAGTATCATTTGgcctgttaaaataaatactcCCCGAGATGTTTTGTTGGCCGGTCGAACATGTGCTGCAGGGTTTACACAGCAGACGGCCCCGTCTTCTCGGAGCAGCAGGCTGCTTTATACAGCCAGCACCCATCAGCACCTCCAGGCCTGCCAGCCGTACCTGGCCGAGGGTTACAACGGTGACTGTTATCCCCATCTCTGCTGAGGTATCACTGTCTGCATCATTAGTGCGCTCGTTGTCGGCGTTACACGCTCAAGTCATTTAGGATGGAGCCTGAGTGTAGATGCATGCATGAAGTGGATTGAATTTTTACAAGATATCTGCATGTTCACATCTTTACAGCTCCACATTGAGGGCAAAAATCTGAGCTGGGACACTGTTGAACCCAAAGAACTCCGACGTACCACCCTCTGTTCATACAGCAGACTACACACGGCATCTTCATTATACTCCCAGGGAACAACCAGTCCTCCTGTGATGGAATAAAACTAAATGGTTCCAGGTCGGTTTAGTCTGTGGTAAACAACTCTACTCAGGAATATGCACCATGTGAGCAATTTATAAACCAAAGTAATTAAAACAGGATTTTTGTCCAGAGCCAGTCGATGAAACAGCACCACAAGATTTGCTACTACTGCAAGAAGTGTCTCAAAGCTGCTatgatcaatatttttttcataacgATTGATTAAATGATGCACAGCGGTCGTTCTTGTGAACCCAAGTAATTACTGGACTCATCAATTCGTTCAGCTCCACAGCAAACGTCTTTTAGTTTATGTTTTTGATGTTTACAGCACATAACGTTACACATTTATGTTTTCAGGCACAGACCAAAAGTCGGTTTTTGTCAGTAACGTGtgtggattgtgtgtgtgatgtcactgaaGTGCCATTTTGAAGGTATAACTACAGTAAGCGGTgcattaaacaataataaataaaaaagttatcCAACCCATCAAACTGGAGAAGCAGAAGCAAACTGAGAGAACATCACACCAAGAAAAACTCAAGTGACATCTCTGAACACTGACCCATACAATCTGACAACAAAAATTGCTATGCCAACCTCGTACTTGGATATTACAAACTATCTCATTTACGGTATAACTGCGTATAATTGTGAACAGTTCAGACACTATAAATCCTTTGACGcccacaaatatttcaccagTGCAGGGTGCAGGATTTGTTAACACTTCCACCCaggctgagaatgtgttactgacTCTCTGTATTTCTTTCATATCgtataaaaatcaaaaatattacTTTATACTACTGATATTTCTGAGGTCTTCTGCTAAATTCAGTGTCATGTTTCTCTTAGTAGAACTCAAACTTAATACTTCAGCAGTTACAAAAATATGTGAACTGCATCATTAAGGCAGACGAGCGAAACATTACCTGGGAAACATCACGTTGATTCACTTTACACGAAGCTGAAATTAAAACAGAGTTATTTTAAATGTTCGCTgaatgtgttggtgtgtgttacTGAGTTGTAAGAAATCATAAGTCATCTTTaagaaggagcagatgtttaaGCAATAggctacattttatttaacgTTATGTTAACAGAGCACAGCGAGTTAACTAACACGATGGattgaaaaaggaaaacaagcaATGCTTTAACACTGATAAACAACTCACCACGTGTTCCAAAATGAGTGTAAAGAAGTAAAATGATGTAATCCCACTCTTTTTTCATACAATATAATTACTTAAGCATCATTAAATTTTTTACCGTCATGCTTTAACATGAAAGAAAGTGCAAAGACATTGCACCTCAAGAATGGTGTCATCCATTAAAGACCGATGACTTAAACTGATCTatcgattatcaaattagttggcaattaatttaaatatgAAGAGTAATTGATTAATCCTCGCAGCTCTACATAGCCCACAGCTGCTTTTAGAAAAAGCACTCCtaagtgaccaaaaaaaaaaaaaaagtgactgtAGCGCCCTCTAAACTCTATGGCAGGATTGCACCAACAAGGATTAATTCAACCTAAGATTAGCTCTTATCAGAATTTGGTGAGTATGAGTAAATGAGTATGAGTAAATCCAGAATTAAATTAAGCAAAGCTCTGCAGCACCGAGTATAAAAGAGAGGTGGGGTGGTGTTGGTGGTTGTTAGCATTGTTGTTAGCTAGCTATAAAGTTGCTAACTTATGGTACTCATGATGGCTCAGCAGAGAGGCTCAAAATTTTTCCTCCTTCGAAAAAAACTTGTTGGCTGAATTAATGGCATAATATTGCGAGTTGTGGTGGCCAAACAGGTCCCATCCACACTCTGGAAACATCTGTAAAATCTCAGGGCCACCAGGAGTTGGGGCATCAGTGGTGcagctgtgtttctgtcacTGTCTGTTTGACAGTTGGCCCGAGCTTCCTGTTGAGCTCCAAAACAGTTTCCTTGGTGAACCGGAATTGACAaaaattcatcatcatcataaaagtCAACTGGGTCGAGTCTGTCTCAACTTCCTTGGAGGAATTTGATAATTTCTGCTGAATCCAGTCCAGTCTGGGTTTAAAGTAAAAACTAAATTTAATCTCTCTTTTAAGCTAGCTGTAAAGTTTGGTGCAACAGAGTTTATATTTAAACCAAGATTCAATCAGGTTTAAAAGTTAATCCTCGTTGGTACAATCCAGCCTTAAAGGGCTTTTATAAAGTTAAACGTGTTGAATCAATTCAGATCAAACATGAGAATGTAACTGTATTTATGGTCACACAAAATACCATCCTCAGCACTTCCTCATAAATCACAAATCCCCCTCTacaacatgtgtttttgttaaacAGACAACAGGTCCTGGCCATACTGTGaagcaaagcaaacaaagaTAATGACAGGCGTGATCCACCTAGTAAATACCAGCACAAGCCAAAGACGGTCTGCAGCCAGCTCTGTCCTCTCTGATTAACAATTACTGAGCGAGCCAGACATTCCCACAGTATTACCTTTTTTATGTGCAGCAAAGAGATGATTCGCTATTGATTGTTGTCTGCCTGTTCTGCAGCCAGCCGAGGCAGCCCTGCTCGAAACTGCATTATTATGCAAACAGGGACTTCCCTCACTACAAGGTGACTACACCTCATAATTACTGTCTCTTCTGGAGACTCATACTGAAGCTTTGAAATCTGGTGATATCAATACATGAATGGCAGCTGGCTCAGATAATGGGGGCTTTAAGGATAATATATGGAGATATTATCTGTGTGAGTGAGTTCATTACTGCTCTGTGAGCACTGAACCATGTACGTGTGATGCCTGGCTGCCTCCCTGCCTGTCTGCACTTTAGGTTAaagcagaaagaaagaaggTCAGGAGGTTTGGGTCAGGGTAAGGGCCAGTGTGGCCTCCTCTCCCCCGGCTCTACCACACCTGCCCTGGACTCAGATTTATAGAGCCCTGGGTGTTCACAAACAGCAGCTGGATCCTGCTGTCCACTCCCTCCCCCGCATCATTCCAGCCCAAtagccagaaaaaatgttggcactggaCATTTCTGCAGACCATGATACCTTACAtttacatgttaacatgtaacAAATATGCTAAAACCTTGCGTTTCAGCCATGCACAATCCCTGCTGAAAACACAGCCAtgagttgctaaaaaacacccacatttgggggctaaaaagctgcaggaaacagcCACAGGTcccaaaaaaaacacccacatttagggGCTAAAAACCCCCAAGAAACACAGCCATGGGACCCTAGAAAACATGCACGTTTCAGAGCTAAaaccgctggaaacacagtcaCGGATCTATAAGAAAGACCCACATTAGGGGGCTAAAATGCCACTGGAAACACTGCCACAGGTCCCTTTCATACATACCCACATTCGGGGGTCaaaaagctgctagaaacacagccacaagtccctaaaaaaacacccacaagaAACACAGTCACGGGACCCCAGAAACATGCACATTTCAGAGCTAAAACCGCTGCAATAACAGCAACAGGTCCCTAAAAGAATACCCACACTTCAGGTCTAAAATCgcaggaaacacagccatgGGACCCTaagaaacacccatgtttgggggaTATAAAGCCCTGATTAACACGCCATGAGTCCATAAAAAACACCACAGCAACAactcgctaaaaaacaaccaattttgttgtttgttggtcacaAACAGACCCTGCTgtaaaagcagtgatgtctctgtaaaaaaacaagtgctttttgtggcactatccctgctggaacaACAGTGACGGttcactaaaaaacatccatgtttggtgcctaaaaatcagctgaaaacacagcagtgactcgCTAAATTGcagccagttttgttgtttgtggtcTAAAATGgtggtttgcagcttggcaggtgtcagATCAGGGTTAACAAGCCATCCACCATCTGCTCCACCACCCGATAACAAAGTCAGTTTACATActgcgtcactttagaaacgtggCTATACGTAGGAAACGTACAATGTAACGTATTCTtgttttgcagaaacgtacaatgccaacatttttctggtgactgaGGTGCTCATTCAAGTATGATGAGCAGCAAACCCAAAACCGCTTTGGTCTGTGTCTTTCCTAGATCTATCGTTTGGACTCGACCACATCATCCATTCAAACTGAGCCTGTCTTTCTGACATGAACACAAAACCAAATCCCTGATGAGCTCCACTTTTAAGTGCACTCTCATCTTCTTTTATTCCCAAGACAGACAAAGGCTTTGTTGTAACCCTCAGGTCTGATCCACAGTGATCATGTTTGGGAGGAGTGTTGGATCAAAATGCACCGTGTCACCTTGGGTCCTTACTGTTTTCATTATTACAAGCAGCCATGTTGGCAGCAGAGCTCCATAAAACACAACAAGTCATTCATTCTGAATTACCCATGAAATTTCAGCTCGATTAAAGTAAACAACTTCACTCGATGACTATTGTAGAAAGACTGCAAGGCCAGGCTCCATCCAGTAAAACTCCACAGAGAAAGTCAAATTTTCCGTTTGACACGGCATGGAATTTTGTGGAAAGAAAAGCCACCTTATCTCTGTTCGAAGACGTCCACATACATCTGACTCTGAGGAA
Encoded here:
- the LOC125899250 gene encoding uncharacterized protein LOC125899250, with the translated sequence MAAMHVIHWFPTVVKKEEEEAEQCSGKETMPGEIEKTCRLCKVNLVVKGVITHSKLLYRCSQANERLLTERFRDVGVVLPCRPGVYSGRICMKCFRLLARVEESQNILKKWQSEHNVVVKEEEEGQSTEKRDGDTPTETPRKKKLCLPASRVSTTEVYINYPSKVNPERYRCDADISGVINNLAKGNFTTAARLMVQHESLMDALKPAMETVIDKECQRLCHQREGFMLWKSSPEELRNFSLHNLRKDLERMAPFMFSLICTISGMQHNHACAAAAIALRGRENHLSAFSYYINSVLQYGGAKKAVFEQLCKMGITTTHARAVLKQHAMSTLCGEELQNQRESRSTTTAQESIGQPTTPHLRDASLLS